In the genome of Sphingomonas alpina, the window GGCATCTGGACCTCCCCCGACGGCAAGGCCAAGATCGCCTTTTTCGCCGATCCTGACGGCAATGTCCTGACTCTGTCCGAGGCGTGAGCCGTCCCTAGACCTTCTCGACCAGCCCGCGCTCGGTCAGATAGCCCGTCACCAGCCGCGCGGGCGTGACGTCGAAGGCCGGATTGGCGGCGGTCGATGCCGTCACCCGGATGCGCCCGCCTTCGCCGGAAACATGTGTCACCTCGTCGCCCGAGCGCTCCTCGATCGGCACATCGGCGCCGGTCGCAGTGTCGGCATCGAAGGTCGTGTAGGGCAGGGCGACATAGAAGGGCACGCCATTGTCCTTCGCCGCCAGCGCCTTCAGATAGGTGCCGATCTTGTTGCAGACATCGCCGTTCGCGGTCACCCGGTCGGTGCCGACGATCACGGCGTCGACCTGACCCGTCATCATCAGATGCCCGCCGGCATTGTCGGTGATCACCGTGTGCGGCACGCCGTGCCCGGCCAGCTCGAACGCGGTGAGCAGCGCGCCCTGGTTGCGCGGGCGCGTCTCATCGACCCACACATGCACCGGAATGCCGGCATCATGCGCGAGATACATCGGCGCGGTGGCAGTGCCGTAATCGACCGTCGCGAGCCAGCCGGCGTTGCAATGCGTCAGGATATTGAGCGGGCGGTCCGGGTGCCGCGCATGAAGCTCGCGGAACAGCTCGAGGCCATGCGCGCCGATCGCGCGGTTCAGCTCGACATCTTCGTCGCAGATCGCATCGGCGCGGGCAAAGGCGGGGGCAGCCCGCTCGGCGGCGGGCAGGGGGCGCACTGTCTCGACCAGCTTGTCGAGTGCCCAGCGCAGGTTGACCGCGGTCGGGCGCGAAGCGAGCAGGAAGCGATAGGCGCGGTCGAGTGCCTCATCCGATCCATCCTCGGCCAGCGCCATCGCCAAGCCATAGGCAGCGGTCGCGCCGATCAGCGGCGCACCGCGCGTCCACATCTCGCGGATCGCGCGCTCGGCATCCGCAGCGCTGCGCAGTTCGACCCAGCTGATCGCCCAGGGCAGATCGCGCTGATCCATGATCCGCGCGCCGCGGCCATCGGCGGTGCGGGTGATCGAGCGCTGGTGCGTACCCTGCAGCTTCATGCGCTCATCTCATCGAATGTCGCGATATCGCCCGCGCCGCCTGTGCGGTCGATCAGCAGCGCTTCCATCCCGGCGGCGCGCGCGGCGCTGATCTCTTCGGGCGTATCGGACAGGAACAGGATATCGCCCGGTGCTTCGCCGATCGCCGCGGCAATCGCGGCATAGGAAGCCGCTTCGCGCTTGGGCCCGGTCGTCGTATCGAAATAACCCGAGAAGAGCGGCGTCAGGTCGCCCATATCGCTGTGACCGAAGAGCAATTTCTGCGCCGCGATCGATCCTGACGAAAACACGAATAGCTTCACGCCGGCCTCATGCCAGCGACGCAGTGCCGCGGCCGCCTCGGGATAGACATGGCCGGTGAAGCCGCCCGCCCGATAGCCATCGGCCCAGATCATCCCCTGCAGGGCCTTGAGCGGCGTTGCCTTGCGGTCCTCGTCGATCCAGCGGATCAGCGTCGTGACCGGATCGCCCGGCTCGGTCGCCTCG includes:
- the mtnA gene encoding S-methyl-5-thioribose-1-phosphate isomerase — protein: MKLQGTHQRSITRTADGRGARIMDQRDLPWAISWVELRSAADAERAIREMWTRGAPLIGATAAYGLAMALAEDGSDEALDRAYRFLLASRPTAVNLRWALDKLVETVRPLPAAERAAPAFARADAICDEDVELNRAIGAHGLELFRELHARHPDRPLNILTHCNAGWLATVDYGTATAPMYLAHDAGIPVHVWVDETRPRNQGALLTAFELAGHGVPHTVITDNAGGHLMMTGQVDAVIVGTDRVTANGDVCNKIGTYLKALAAKDNGVPFYVALPYTTFDADTATGADVPIEERSGDEVTHVSGEGGRIRVTASTAANPAFDVTPARLVTGYLTERGLVEKV
- the mtnC gene encoding acireductone synthase, whose translation is MKAILTDIEGTTSSIAFVADVLFPYARARLADWVAAHPVKAAPILAEVEATEPGDPVTTLIRWIDEDRKATPLKALQGMIWADGYRAGGFTGHVYPEAAAALRRWHEAGVKLFVFSSGSIAAQKLLFGHSDMGDLTPLFSGYFDTTTGPKREAASYAAIAAAIGEAPGDILFLSDTPEEISAARAAGMEALLIDRTGGAGDIATFDEMSA